The following coding sequences are from one Nicotiana tomentosiformis chromosome 3, ASM39032v3, whole genome shotgun sequence window:
- the LOC138908408 gene encoding uncharacterized protein, producing the protein MGSLAYISVGERPLAADVQTLANQFMRLDVSVPSQVLACTVARSSLYEHIRERQYDDPHLLVLKDTVWHVDTKHVAVGEDGVLRMQGRICVPNMDGLRELILEEAHSSRYSVHPEEQLRSLYKCGELTGTVCKVTGANLFHQLFLGL; encoded by the exons atgggaagtcttgcgtatatttcggttggtgagaggccattagctgcagatgttcagactttggctaatcagttcatgaggttagatgtttcagtaCCTAGTCAGGTTCtggcttgcacagtcgctcggtcttctttatatgagcatatcagagagaggcagtatgatgatcctcatttacttgtccttaaggacacagtgtggCACGTCGATACTAAACATGTTGCTGTGggagaagatggagttctgcgaatgcagggtcgtatttgtgtgcctaatatggatgggcttcgtgaattgattcttgaagaggcacacagttcgaGGTACTCTGTTCATCCAG AGGAACAATTGCGGTCACTTTACAAATGTGGAGAGTTGACTGGTACTGTCTGTAAGGTAACTGGTGCCAATCTGTTCCATCAGTTATTTCTTGGACTCTAA
- the LOC138908409 gene encoding uncharacterized protein, protein MVYQLLREICTMSQRTTSVSENFSKLKNAWDEYWSMVPFLYDCEKHKKYAEHMEQQKLVQFLMGLNKTYAQERSQVLLTILVPTFNQAYNMIMQDESQRA, encoded by the coding sequence ATGGTGTATCAATTATTACGTGAAATCTGCACCATGAGCCAAAGGACTACTTCAGTTTCAGAGAATTTTTCAAAACTGAAAAATGCTTGGGATGAGTATTGGTCAATGGTACCATTTCTCTATGATTGTGAGAAACACAAGAAGTATGCAGAACATATGGAGCAACAGAAGTTAGTACAGTTCCTGATGGGATTAAATAAAACTTATGCACAAGAAAGGAGTCAAGTGTTGTTGACTATACTAGTTCCCACATTTAATCAAGCTTACAACATGATCATGCAAGATGAGAGCCAAAGAGCATAA